One genomic window of Halovivax cerinus includes the following:
- a CDS encoding glycosyltransferase translates to MRVLQLTTNAEATYVTNQVTALADRGVESDVLEVPRSGPDGRRVTDYLRFCPAVRSRDLAAYDLVHANFGLTIPAAVAQRRVPVVTSLVGSDLMGRFGGLTRGFARLCDDVIVVSPEMARILSGEVHVIPYGIDLELFRPMETDRARDVVDWPTDGRHVLFPYHPDRPVKNYPLAERVVERTANRAPYDVELHAISGVDYDLIPAYMNAADALLLTSNREGSPSTVKEALACNTPVVSTPVGDVPERVDSLTVSGVGESVDELATTLRCALDAADEPGGRDAVRPLGLDRMGERILAVYRRTVA, encoded by the coding sequence ATGCGCGTCCTCCAGTTGACGACCAACGCCGAGGCCACGTACGTGACCAATCAGGTCACGGCCCTGGCCGATCGCGGCGTCGAGAGCGACGTCCTCGAAGTCCCGCGATCCGGACCGGACGGGCGGCGCGTCACGGATTACCTCCGATTCTGCCCGGCGGTCCGTTCGCGGGACCTGGCCGCGTACGACCTCGTCCACGCCAACTTCGGGTTGACGATCCCGGCGGCCGTGGCACAGCGACGCGTTCCGGTCGTGACGAGCCTGGTCGGATCGGACCTGATGGGCCGATTCGGCGGCCTGACGAGAGGGTTCGCCCGCCTGTGCGACGACGTCATCGTGGTGAGTCCGGAGATGGCCCGAATCCTGTCCGGAGAGGTACACGTCATCCCCTACGGTATCGATCTCGAACTGTTCAGACCGATGGAGACGGATCGCGCCCGCGACGTCGTCGACTGGCCGACCGACGGTCGGCACGTGCTGTTTCCCTACCACCCGGATCGGCCCGTCAAGAACTATCCGCTCGCCGAGCGTGTGGTCGAGCGGACGGCCAACCGGGCGCCGTACGACGTGGAGTTGCACGCGATCTCCGGCGTCGACTACGACCTGATACCCGCCTACATGAACGCCGCCGACGCCCTCCTGCTTACGTCCAACCGGGAAGGCTCACCCAGCACCGTCAAAGAGGCGCTCGCGTGCAACACCCCGGTCGTGTCGACCCCCGTCGGCGACGTCCCGGAACGCGTCGACTCCCTCACCGTCAGCGGCGTCGGCGAGTCGGTCGACGAACTGGCCACGACGCTTCGGTGCGCGCTCGACGCTGCCGACGAGCCCGGCGGTCGGGACGCCGTCCGGCCGCTCGGACTGGATCGAATGGGCGAACGCATTCTCGCCGTCTACCGACGGACGGTCGCCTGA
- a CDS encoding DUF1616 domain-containing protein — translation MKELFERSQATHTRTADGPRTAGSTDLAALCGFVVVAVVVLVGWNPPAPPLRAVVGVPLLFLAPGYAVVSLCFPARSSGLDPGTAGGALGGRTPSDGERIALSFATSLAILPILGVVLPFVATFRLGPIVAAVAGVTVVGAVGAWIRRRRLSPARRYRPSRTLRWSTLRSALFPTGSPLLAATNVVLAVSVVLAVATGGYALLSPLDGERYTGMQLLAADDDGDLVAAGYPTEIEPGDSVSLTVAVDNQERREVTYDLVVRQERYVDGERRDDEVLHEATLSVEDAETVHRDVAVTPTAESGDLRLVYLLYVDGVPEDPSPENAYRYTHVWIDVGEASPGGDPGEDGPPTGGDDIGSDDESGDSPVADGNESDDGPIGAGNESDDPGGANDESDDSAGGAGTSDEPGAGGNESDDGSDVGVGDDFEVGASVRGANVG, via the coding sequence ATGAAGGAGCTGTTCGAGCGGTCGCAGGCGACCCACACTCGAACGGCCGACGGTCCACGGACCGCCGGCTCGACGGATCTCGCGGCCCTCTGTGGGTTCGTGGTCGTCGCCGTCGTCGTGCTCGTCGGCTGGAACCCGCCCGCGCCGCCGCTTCGCGCGGTCGTGGGCGTCCCGTTACTGTTTCTGGCCCCGGGATACGCCGTCGTCTCGCTTTGCTTTCCGGCCCGGTCGTCGGGGCTCGATCCCGGGACCGCAGGTGGCGCCCTCGGCGGCCGGACGCCGTCCGACGGCGAACGCATCGCGCTCTCGTTCGCGACGAGTCTGGCGATCCTGCCGATTCTGGGAGTCGTCCTCCCGTTCGTCGCCACGTTCCGACTCGGCCCAATCGTGGCCGCCGTCGCCGGCGTCACCGTCGTCGGCGCGGTCGGTGCGTGGATTCGTCGTCGCCGCCTGTCGCCTGCCCGCCGATACCGCCCGTCTCGTACCCTCCGGTGGTCGACGCTACGGTCGGCCCTGTTCCCGACGGGCTCGCCGCTGCTCGCGGCGACGAACGTCGTCCTCGCGGTCAGCGTCGTGCTCGCGGTGGCGACCGGTGGCTACGCGCTGCTCTCGCCGCTGGACGGGGAGCGCTACACCGGGATGCAGCTGCTCGCCGCGGACGACGACGGTGACCTGGTCGCCGCCGGCTACCCCACGGAGATCGAACCCGGTGACTCGGTCTCGCTCACCGTCGCCGTCGACAATCAGGAACGTCGCGAGGTGACCTACGACCTCGTCGTCCGCCAGGAGCGCTATGTCGACGGTGAGCGACGCGACGACGAGGTACTCCACGAAGCGACCCTCTCCGTCGAGGACGCCGAGACCGTCCACCGAGACGTCGCCGTGACGCCGACGGCCGAATCCGGCGACCTCCGTCTGGTCTACCTCCTCTACGTCGACGGCGTCCCGGAGGATCCGTCGCCCGAGAACGCCTATCGCTACACGCACGTCTGGATCGATGTGGGCGAGGCGTCTCCCGGCGGCGACCCTGGCGAAGACGGTCCGCCGACAGGTGGCGACGATATCGGCTCGGACGACGAGTCCGGTGACAGTCCGGTGGCGGATGGGAACGAATCGGACGACGGTCCGATAGGGGCCGGCAACGAATCCGACGACCCTGGCGGAGCCAACGACGAGTCCGACGATTCGGCAGGTGGTGCCGGGACGAGCGACGAGCCGGGAGCCGGCGGAAACGAATCGGACGACGGGTCGGACGTCGGCGTCGGCGACGACTTCGAGGTTGGCGCGTCGGTCCGCGGAGCGAACGTGGGCTAG
- a CDS encoding GNAT family N-acetyltransferase, giving the protein MIDVHRLPADDEWNAYVDRSTQSAPFHRAEFLHAIADETDAELTRLVGKNGDHPIGILPLFVDARGPLRLLFSPPPHAGIPYLGPAMMLDPNIKYRKATLRTKEFVEACLEWIDDEVDPHYVRIVTNPAYDEVRPFSWRGFDVTPRFTYELDIDRDESELLRSFSRDARTSIQDAYEPRAVADGGAVVHADSDDGIDADDGTEGADPGYAIERGGEASVERLAGQLHRRFAEQGETFPLSTDFLTRIYRDLPEGTIEAYELTVDGEPVSGRLSLTDDDRLTFWQGVPKPRSTVDLPINDLLNWHSMRRARADGCDVADLSGANVERLWDYKAKFNPDLASYAILERTATGVGPLRSLYEWWNA; this is encoded by the coding sequence ATGATTGACGTTCACCGACTCCCTGCCGACGACGAGTGGAACGCGTACGTCGATAGATCGACACAGAGTGCCCCATTCCATCGGGCCGAGTTCCTCCACGCCATCGCCGACGAGACGGACGCAGAGCTCACGCGTCTCGTCGGGAAGAACGGCGATCACCCGATCGGAATTCTCCCGCTGTTCGTCGACGCTCGGGGGCCGCTCCGACTGCTCTTCTCTCCGCCGCCCCACGCCGGCATCCCGTACCTCGGGCCGGCGATGATGCTCGATCCGAACATCAAGTATCGGAAGGCGACGCTCCGGACGAAGGAGTTCGTCGAAGCCTGCCTCGAGTGGATCGACGACGAGGTCGACCCCCACTACGTCCGGATCGTCACGAACCCGGCCTACGACGAGGTGCGCCCCTTCAGCTGGCGTGGCTTCGACGTGACACCCCGGTTCACGTACGAACTGGACATCGACCGGGACGAGTCCGAGTTGCTCCGATCGTTCTCGCGCGACGCCCGGACCTCGATCCAGGACGCCTACGAGCCGCGCGCCGTCGCCGACGGCGGCGCGGTCGTCCACGCCGACTCGGACGACGGAATCGACGCCGACGACGGAACCGAGGGCGCTGACCCGGGATACGCGATCGAACGCGGCGGCGAGGCGAGCGTCGAACGGCTCGCGGGCCAGCTCCATCGGCGCTTCGCCGAGCAGGGCGAGACGTTCCCGCTCTCGACGGACTTCCTGACGCGGATCTACCGGGACCTCCCCGAGGGGACGATCGAAGCCTACGAACTCACCGTGGACGGCGAGCCCGTCTCCGGTCGGCTCTCGCTCACCGACGACGATCGACTCACGTTCTGGCAGGGCGTGCCGAAACCGCGATCGACTGTCGACCTGCCGATCAACGACCTGTTGAACTGGCACTCGATGCGTCGAGCCCGAGCCGACGGCTGCGACGTCGCCGACCTCTCCGGCGCCAACGTCGAACGCCTCTGGGACTACAAAGCGAAGTTCAATCCTGACCTCGCATCGTACGCCATCCTCGAACGCACGGCGACGGGCGTGGGGCCGCTGCGCTCGCTGTACGAGTGGTGGAACGCGTGA